Proteins encoded within one genomic window of Brachybacterium avium:
- a CDS encoding carbohydrate ABC transporter permease: MTAQTAQRPVRHSKGVSLIEAQKRKLFLPLVGPAFLFYTLLVVVPTAAALWISFHRWPGAGPMEFVGLRNYPRVAKDPLFQQAFLNTMLILVVVGVTIFILAFAMSLVLRNMWGKGTVRAVIFFPHLVNALVFGALAGFIFNPGGLVNTLLRPFGVTEPPAWLAQDNIFVLIMVTLVLTHTGYFTTILMAGVDRIPPDYFEVASLAGCNAIQRLRYVIIPLTWEVFATCAVLWTISSVKIFELIWVFGGSSGVGIPPTSSWTAAVYTYVTAFSGQSVPAYGAATASAIISLVAVSIIVLLMRRVMRRDAIQY; this comes from the coding sequence GAAGCTCTTCCTCCCCCTGGTCGGCCCCGCCTTCCTGTTCTACACGCTGCTGGTGGTGGTCCCCACGGCCGCCGCCCTCTGGATCAGCTTCCATCGCTGGCCCGGAGCCGGGCCGATGGAGTTCGTCGGGCTGCGCAACTATCCCCGGGTGGCCAAGGACCCGCTGTTCCAGCAGGCGTTCCTCAACACCATGCTGATCCTGGTGGTCGTGGGCGTGACGATCTTCATCCTCGCCTTCGCGATGAGCCTGGTGCTGCGCAACATGTGGGGCAAGGGCACCGTCCGCGCGGTGATCTTCTTCCCCCACCTGGTCAATGCGCTCGTCTTCGGCGCGTTGGCAGGGTTCATCTTCAACCCGGGCGGCCTGGTGAACACACTGCTGCGTCCGTTCGGGGTCACCGAGCCCCCGGCCTGGTTGGCCCAGGACAACATCTTCGTGCTCATCATGGTCACGCTGGTGCTGACGCACACCGGGTACTTCACCACGATCCTGATGGCGGGCGTGGACCGGATCCCGCCGGACTACTTCGAAGTGGCATCGCTGGCCGGATGCAATGCGATCCAGCGCCTGCGGTACGTGATCATCCCGCTGACCTGGGAGGTGTTCGCGACCTGTGCGGTGCTGTGGACGATCAGCTCGGTGAAGATCTTCGAGCTCATCTGGGTCTTCGGCGGGTCCAGCGGTGTCGGCATCCCGCCCACCTCCAGCTGGACCGCCGCCGTGTACACCTACGTCACGGCGTTCTCCGGGCAGTCAGTCCCGGCCTACGGGGCGGCCACCGCCTCCGCGATCATCTCGCTGGTCGCGGTGTCGATCATCGTCCTGCTCATGCGGCGGGTCATGCGTCGCGACGCCATCCAGTACTGA